From a region of the Nostoc sp. UHCC 0870 genome:
- a CDS encoding plasmid replication protein, CyRepA1 family, with protein sequence MFSKEIPEYPNNLTAAEYHELAFGSAIHPSLIERNFLHIEGQSVYEYLFISPAIPRKNAGRVTDGFLKAYVHLLAGGTWISGLDPLNNWRPMEWGRLKPTNPRIDWLKGKVVKYESPPKTPNRVTYFDVSDYVWDLVAKRYNIKRYHSPLALRLQDWLNALIFWEWVIRHPEIPIILCEGEKKAACLLSLGFVAIALPGIWNGRVGKQDFDERLHPDLIPLAQPGRKFQILFDYETKLKTRWSVFQATVRTGKAIEAAGCICEVALLPGTEKGVDDFVVARGDESNKLLTAIANDALSLKDYQQSFLIKHRGLRKYKPDIIVDVQYLTQALLVKEEEIKEAGELFRSRGAGEQGSRGEDLYKNCPSASLPLSSPSAPLLLNSSLPDPLVEWCQLLTEQSETEQSETEQSLNRYRRKKSHHQEPKYFVFPRTGLIVLISDMGTGKTELMRRWRDAHPDQRFLNNGHRVNLLKNLAERLKTEMYSDLGYTGMAKATALSITIDSLHKLNTQALTYGCVFIDEACQYLTHLLLSNTCKEHRAAILEVLHYIVYNAPMVVIADAHMDDVTIDFFRVMRPEGEQPVIIQNEWKNGSRTIYWYEGQDSSALVAQIAAALMSGQKIMVVSDSKRFIKKLEKMFSVRVEEAGERGSRGEDLYKNCPSAPLPLCSNSSLRIWSIHSDNSGSEENVAFIKDITNAVKNIDALFTSPSLGTGVDIPDFHFDLVFGVFHGVSQTATECAQQLWRYRPKVPIHVWVAPKPPFGYQTTNPTKIKERLLQTNEITAFLLRIDRETGKRGAEKEWAMDAYCQIKAARHQSLNNLRADLRDLLTQMGNHIISVGDENDALAWSNLKQAADALDTAHHYAVAEANNISKSEYRARQTKDYLSPDEIVECEKFRIHDAYGMEVTPELVEKDDGGRLITAIASLESILSPPDETIIDSNTGKQYPVPPAFVTNKDRAERDKLPFCMDWGNYSAKWLARFNLGLHHILQRLVAGEDITASDPHLYNMTEIAVDCAAHIKAILGFTIPPDCQPIWLLATLLEQLGLKLTYRKQGKRGMQVKFFSLSKAELEFARKVIAHRQAKRDSYAQMQSHSSVDAVSPPVFTPPHNGIGNSHCEGVDTTVGEEDKEQGAVIPIRNGLRPATLTQWATPIDNCELSSPSASPVPDRITLLHCVEMLRSGLAKGVSAIKGILKRWSTDLRWQTVLELEAIAPDQMRNLEQSVPDFYQWLSEDVLPMET encoded by the coding sequence GTGTTTTCAAAAGAAATTCCTGAATACCCCAACAACCTGACGGCGGCAGAGTATCATGAGCTAGCCTTTGGGAGTGCGATTCATCCCTCGCTCATCGAACGTAACTTCTTACATATTGAAGGACAGTCAGTTTACGAGTATTTATTCATCTCTCCGGCCATCCCCCGAAAAAATGCCGGTCGAGTCACAGACGGGTTTTTGAAGGCTTATGTGCATTTACTGGCGGGAGGGACGTGGATATCGGGACTAGACCCCCTCAACAACTGGCGACCAATGGAGTGGGGAAGACTCAAACCCACTAATCCCCGCATTGACTGGCTTAAAGGTAAGGTTGTTAAGTACGAGTCCCCACCCAAAACTCCAAACCGAGTCACGTACTTTGATGTGTCCGACTATGTTTGGGATTTGGTAGCGAAACGCTATAACATTAAGCGATATCATTCACCTTTAGCACTGCGTTTGCAAGATTGGCTTAACGCACTGATATTCTGGGAATGGGTAATAAGACACCCCGAAATCCCAATTATACTTTGCGAAGGTGAGAAGAAAGCGGCCTGTTTACTGAGTTTAGGATTTGTAGCGATCGCGCTACCTGGAATTTGGAACGGGCGAGTGGGGAAACAGGATTTTGATGAGAGACTACATCCAGACTTAATACCGCTAGCGCAACCGGGGCGCAAATTCCAAATTCTCTTTGACTATGAAACCAAACTGAAAACTCGCTGGTCAGTTTTTCAAGCTACAGTTCGCACAGGCAAAGCGATTGAAGCGGCTGGTTGCATCTGTGAAGTAGCATTACTGCCGGGAACAGAGAAAGGAGTAGATGATTTCGTCGTCGCACGAGGAGATGAATCCAACAAATTACTGACAGCGATCGCCAACGATGCCTTATCACTGAAAGATTACCAGCAATCGTTCCTCATCAAGCACCGGGGGCTAAGAAAGTATAAACCAGATATCATAGTCGATGTTCAATATTTGACTCAAGCACTGCTCGTCAAAGAAGAAGAAATTAAGGAGGCAGGGGAGCTATTCAGGAGCAGGGGAGCAGGGGAGCAGGGGAGCAGGGGAGAGGACTTATACAAAAATTGCCCCTCTGCCTCTCTGCCCCTGAGTAGCCCCTCTGCCCCTCTGCTCCTGAATAGCTCCCTACCTGATCCCCTAGTGGAATGGTGTCAACTCCTTACTGAGCAATCTGAAACCGAACAATCTGAAACTGAGCAATCATTGAACAGATACAGGCGCAAAAAGTCCCATCATCAAGAACCCAAATATTTCGTATTTCCCCGTACTGGTTTAATTGTACTAATCAGCGACATGGGAACTGGTAAGACCGAACTCATGCGGCGATGGCGTGACGCTCATCCAGATCAAAGATTTCTTAACAATGGGCATCGTGTTAACTTGCTCAAGAATTTAGCTGAACGCCTGAAAACTGAAATGTATTCTGACCTTGGTTACACAGGCATGGCCAAAGCTACAGCATTGTCCATTACTATTGATAGTTTACATAAGCTCAACACCCAAGCATTAACTTACGGCTGCGTCTTCATTGATGAAGCCTGCCAATACCTCACGCACCTGTTACTCAGTAACACTTGCAAAGAACATCGCGCCGCCATTTTGGAAGTATTACATTATATTGTCTACAATGCCCCAATGGTCGTGATTGCCGATGCTCACATGGATGATGTCACCATCGACTTCTTTCGTGTCATGCGTCCCGAAGGTGAACAACCAGTCATTATCCAGAATGAGTGGAAGAATGGCTCACGCACTATCTATTGGTATGAAGGTCAGGATTCATCAGCGTTGGTTGCTCAAATCGCCGCCGCACTCATGTCTGGGCAGAAAATCATGGTTGTGTCCGACTCGAAACGATTTATTAAGAAACTTGAAAAAATGTTTAGTGTGCGAGTTGAAGAGGCAGGGGAGAGGGGGAGCAGGGGAGAGGACTTATACAAGAATTGCCCCTCTGCCCCTCTGCCCCTCTGCTCCAATTCCTCCCTACGAATTTGGTCAATTCATTCCGATAATTCTGGTAGTGAAGAAAACGTAGCGTTTATCAAAGACATCACCAACGCCGTTAAGAATATAGATGCTTTGTTCACCTCTCCTTCCTTGGGAACTGGTGTAGACATTCCCGACTTTCATTTTGATTTAGTGTTTGGCGTATTTCATGGAGTTTCGCAAACTGCTACCGAATGCGCTCAACAGCTGTGGCGTTATCGTCCGAAAGTACCCATTCATGTTTGGGTAGCCCCCAAACCTCCCTTTGGTTATCAAACTACCAACCCCACTAAAATCAAAGAAAGGTTATTGCAAACCAACGAAATCACCGCTTTTTTACTGCGAATTGACCGAGAAACTGGAAAGCGGGGTGCTGAAAAAGAATGGGCAATGGATGCTTATTGTCAAATTAAAGCGGCACGTCACCAATCCCTGAATAATCTCCGGGCTGACCTCCGTGATTTATTAACCCAAATGGGCAATCACATTATAAGTGTGGGTGATGAGAATGATGCTCTGGCTTGGTCAAATTTGAAACAAGCGGCGGATGCTCTAGACACTGCTCATCATTATGCCGTCGCCGAAGCTAACAATATCTCCAAAAGTGAATATCGCGCAAGGCAAACTAAAGACTATCTTTCACCTGACGAAATTGTGGAATGTGAAAAATTCCGCATTCATGATGCTTACGGCATGGAAGTTACCCCAGAACTGGTTGAGAAAGATGACGGCGGTAGATTAATTACGGCGATCGCATCACTGGAATCTATTCTCTCACCACCAGATGAAACAATCATTGACTCCAATACTGGTAAACAGTACCCCGTTCCCCCAGCATTTGTCACCAATAAAGACCGCGCGGAACGAGACAAACTACCGTTTTGTATGGACTGGGGGAATTATTCTGCCAAGTGGCTAGCTCGTTTTAACCTGGGGCTGCATCACATCTTACAAAGATTAGTCGCCGGGGAGGACATTACAGCTTCTGACCCACATCTATATAATATGACGGAGATCGCAGTTGATTGTGCGGCTCATATTAAAGCAATTCTTGGGTTTACTATCCCACCCGATTGTCAACCCATTTGGTTACTGGCCACCCTGCTCGAACAATTGGGACTGAAGCTAACTTATCGTAAGCAAGGCAAGCGTGGAATGCAGGTGAAATTTTTCTCACTCTCAAAGGCAGAATTGGAATTTGCCCGAAAAGTCATCGCCCATCGTCAAGCCAAACGTGACTCTTACGCCCAAATGCAGTCCCACTCTAGCGTTGATGCTGTTTCACCCCCCGTATTCACCCCCCCCCATAATGGTATAGGGAACTCCCATTGTGAGGGGGTGGATACTACGGTAGGGGAAGAGGACAAGGAGCAGGGAGCGGTTATACCAATTCGCAATGGGCTACGCCCCGCTACGCTAACGCAATGGGCTACGCCCATTGACAATTGCGAATTGTCGTCCCCCTCTGCGTCCCCTGTTCCTGACCGCATTACTTTACTTCATTGCGTAGAAATGCTTCGCTCTGGTCTTGCCAAAGGGGTCTCAGCAATCAAAGGTATCCTC